Proteins from a genomic interval of Phycisphaerae bacterium RAS1:
- the asnB_2 gene encoding Asparagine synthetase [glutamine-hydrolyzing] 1, which yields MCGIAGIISTDPNRVRDALPRMTGAMVHRGPDDSGIEVLPLGGATLGLGFRRLAIQDLSAAGHQPMRHPHTGDAIIFNGEIYNAYELRDELLAAGEVFRGHSDTEILLHALTRYGPQTINRLAGMYAFAFYNAQEQRLLLCRDPLGIKPLYVAYAPGVMLFASEVRPILASGLVASAIDPAAVAGFLAYGSVQEPLTIFKEVQAFPPGCWQQLDARVLDGQQRPQPRRYWNVPPPDPAATQPAAEKRVQSLLETSIRDHLISDVPVGVFLSAGFDSTITAGLAVRHTSKLRTFTVGFADNPDLSEGDLAAQTARQIGAEHTDIQILGKDAEAALAPWLAAMDQPSIDGINTYIISKAVRQAGIIVALSGLGGDELFAGYDSFTRVPSMLSTFRKVGWLPAWGRSALSTVATLGKPAAVAGKALDIARSDGSLLSLYLQTRRTMSNRQLAELGVDAAGLDLDATFMPPAALDAVTADESDPVWSVSQLESRLYMNNTLLRDSDANGMAHSLEIRVPFLDRRVIDYVLALPGNLRRPPGSVYKHLLRRCFGGLLRPALLDRKKSGFSLPIGRWLVGPLREFCEESISHLKSLGLLRPQGIGQVWNGFVAGGDTTRWSRAFSLCVLGAYLRAQTRRHDGIVRR from the coding sequence ATGTGCGGCATCGCCGGAATCATCTCCACCGATCCGAACCGCGTCCGCGACGCGCTGCCGCGCATGACCGGCGCCATGGTTCATCGCGGCCCGGATGACAGCGGCATCGAAGTGCTTCCCCTGGGCGGCGCCACGCTCGGCCTGGGCTTCCGCCGCCTCGCGATTCAGGACTTGTCCGCCGCCGGCCACCAACCCATGCGTCATCCGCACACCGGCGACGCGATCATCTTCAACGGCGAAATCTACAACGCCTACGAGCTGCGCGACGAGCTGCTGGCCGCGGGCGAAGTGTTCCGCGGCCACAGCGACACCGAAATCCTCCTGCACGCGCTGACCCGATACGGACCGCAGACAATCAACCGCCTGGCCGGGATGTACGCCTTCGCGTTCTACAACGCCCAAGAGCAGCGACTGCTGCTCTGCCGCGATCCGCTGGGCATTAAGCCGCTCTACGTCGCGTACGCCCCCGGCGTCATGCTCTTCGCCAGCGAGGTGCGCCCGATTCTCGCCTCCGGCCTCGTCGCCAGCGCCATCGACCCGGCCGCCGTCGCCGGATTTCTGGCCTATGGGTCGGTGCAGGAGCCGCTGACGATCTTCAAGGAAGTGCAGGCGTTTCCGCCCGGCTGCTGGCAGCAGCTCGACGCGCGCGTGCTCGACGGGCAGCAGCGACCGCAACCGCGCCGCTACTGGAACGTTCCGCCGCCCGATCCCGCCGCCACTCAGCCCGCCGCCGAAAAGCGAGTCCAGAGCCTGCTCGAAACCTCGATCCGCGATCACCTCATCAGCGACGTGCCCGTAGGCGTCTTCCTCTCCGCCGGCTTCGACAGCACCATCACCGCCGGACTGGCCGTTCGCCACACGAGCAAGCTGCGCACCTTTACCGTCGGCTTCGCCGACAATCCCGATCTGAGCGAAGGCGACCTGGCCGCCCAGACCGCCCGGCAGATCGGGGCCGAGCACACCGACATTCAGATTCTCGGAAAAGACGCGGAAGCCGCGCTGGCCCCCTGGCTGGCGGCGATGGACCAGCCTTCGATCGACGGCATCAACACCTACATCATCAGCAAGGCGGTCCGCCAGGCGGGCATCATCGTCGCACTCTCCGGCCTCGGCGGCGACGAGCTGTTCGCCGGGTACGACTCCTTCACGCGTGTGCCCTCGATGCTCAGCACCTTTCGCAAGGTCGGTTGGCTGCCCGCCTGGGGCCGCTCGGCGCTCTCGACCGTCGCCACGCTGGGCAAGCCCGCCGCCGTCGCCGGCAAGGCGCTCGACATCGCCCGCAGCGACGGCAGCCTGCTCTCGCTCTACCTGCAAACCCGCCGCACGATGTCCAACCGCCAACTCGCCGAGCTGGGCGTCGACGCGGCCGGCCTCGATCTGGATGCCACGTTCATGCCGCCGGCGGCGCTCGACGCTGTAACGGCAGACGAATCTGACCCCGTCTGGAGCGTCTCGCAGCTCGAATCGCGGCTCTACATGAACAACACGCTGCTGCGCGACAGCGACGCCAATGGCATGGCCCACAGCCTCGAAATCCGCGTGCCCTTCCTCGATCGCCGCGTCATCGACTACGTCCTGGCGTTGCCCGGCAACCTGCGCCGCCCGCCTGGCTCGGTCTACAAGCACCTTCTGCGTCGGTGCTTCGGCGGCCTCCTGCGCCCCGCGCTGCTCGATCGCAAAAAAAGCGGCTTTTCGCTGCCGATCGGCCGCTGGCTGGTGGGTCCGCTGCGCGAATTCTGCGAAGAGAGCATTTCCCACCTGAAATCGCTCGGCCTGCTGCGTCCACAGGGCATCGGCCAGGTGTGGAACGGCTTCGTCGCCGGCGGAGACACGACCCGCTGGTCGCGTGCGTTTTCGCTCTGCGTCCTGGGGGCATATCTGCGTGCGCAGACACGCCGCCACGACGGAATCGTCCGGCGCTGA
- a CDS encoding glutamine ABC transporter ATP-binding protein, with amino-acid sequence MRFSIHLPAESPPTGRPELRAEFGRITVLLGPNGSGKSKLLRTIKDKCSLRFGVGPRPVLFVEGGRSVQVQATIGFSPPDFLSTVEAANHGYREASAQGTSSARFRRAVNALERESDVISNGYLREMQRWEANPTIGDRPRTPRLPIDQLAESFGRIFPNNSMEVRDRVKSLVCTREGETYGVNELSDGERQVLVILADVLLISSNSLVVVDEPEQNLNPALACRLWDEVEAQKPECVFVYATHCVAFALRRSVERIIILRSGAGEALAIGSIGEIPPEELRELLGTIPGILSTSAVLFVEGDDASFDREFFEWILGAPNVSVIPVRSCEQVRKFASASGAVLNRALAGLTTWGVVDRDFGDSETKAGNWTVLRLHESESYLCHPQLLADLHSKVGLSKQSWPRESIASLIREFCKERRIQIALRRACSVPAECSVGALHRAEIAAATDKHAARARIKASFKLDPQKLEDAEKRAISAFDRELERVDDALASENPEDWLAIAPGKELLAHLCKQLELKDWCMALRLCVKHVRVEDYKHLRHLRDELRRNLNVGGLAAMGAS; translated from the coding sequence ATGAGATTTTCCATTCATCTACCGGCGGAGTCACCCCCTACGGGGCGCCCCGAACTTAGGGCAGAATTCGGCCGAATCACGGTGCTATTGGGTCCCAACGGCAGCGGCAAGTCGAAGCTGCTTCGCACTATCAAGGACAAGTGCTCGCTGCGGTTCGGTGTCGGGCCGCGCCCGGTGCTGTTCGTCGAGGGCGGTCGATCCGTGCAGGTTCAAGCAACGATCGGTTTTTCACCCCCGGATTTCCTGTCCACTGTTGAAGCCGCTAACCATGGATACCGAGAGGCGTCGGCGCAGGGAACGTCATCGGCGCGATTCCGTCGCGCGGTGAACGCGCTGGAACGAGAAAGCGACGTCATTTCCAATGGATACCTGCGGGAAATGCAAAGGTGGGAGGCGAATCCGACGATCGGAGACCGGCCACGGACGCCGCGGCTTCCGATCGACCAACTAGCGGAATCATTCGGCCGGATCTTCCCGAACAATTCCATGGAGGTACGCGATCGTGTCAAGAGCCTCGTGTGCACGCGGGAAGGCGAGACCTACGGCGTTAATGAACTGTCGGATGGCGAACGACAGGTACTCGTGATTTTGGCGGACGTGCTACTGATCTCTTCCAACAGCCTCGTTGTTGTCGATGAACCGGAGCAGAACCTGAACCCGGCACTTGCGTGTCGCTTGTGGGACGAAGTCGAGGCACAAAAGCCGGAGTGCGTGTTCGTCTATGCAACGCACTGCGTTGCGTTTGCCCTTCGGAGAAGTGTCGAGCGAATCATCATTCTGCGGTCCGGTGCGGGGGAGGCGCTTGCCATCGGGTCGATCGGAGAAATACCGCCGGAAGAACTGCGGGAGCTTCTTGGAACGATTCCGGGGATTCTCTCGACCTCCGCGGTTCTTTTTGTAGAGGGTGACGACGCCTCCTTCGACCGGGAGTTCTTCGAATGGATTCTAGGCGCGCCTAACGTGTCGGTAATACCCGTCCGCTCGTGCGAGCAGGTTCGAAAGTTCGCATCCGCATCGGGCGCGGTGCTCAATCGTGCGCTGGCCGGCCTGACGACTTGGGGCGTGGTGGATCGCGACTTCGGGGACTCAGAGACAAAGGCAGGCAACTGGACGGTACTTCGCTTGCATGAATCGGAGTCGTACCTGTGCCATCCACAACTGCTTGCGGACCTTCATTCCAAGGTAGGGTTGAGTAAGCAGTCGTGGCCTCGTGAATCGATCGCTTCTTTGATCCGCGAGTTCTGCAAGGAGCGCCGAATACAAATTGCCCTTCGTCGCGCTTGCAGTGTTCCTGCCGAGTGTTCTGTTGGCGCGCTTCATCGCGCCGAGATTGCTGCGGCCACAGACAAGCACGCCGCGCGCGCCCGAATAAAGGCTTCGTTCAAGTTGGATCCGCAGAAACTCGAAGATGCCGAGAAGCGCGCGATAAGTGCCTTTGATAGGGAGCTAGAGCGAGTCGATGACGCGCTCGCCTCGGAGAATCCAGAGGACTGGCTCGCCATTGCTCCCGGCAAGGAGCTGCTTGCGCATCTCTGCAAGCAGCTTGAATTGAAGGACTGGTGCATGGCACTTCGGCTCTGCGTCAAGCACGTCCGGGTCGAGGACTACAAACACTTGCGCCATCTTCGTGATGAGCTTCGTCGGAATCTGAACGTTGGCGGTCTCGCCGCTATGGGAGCGAGCTAG
- the yccM_2 gene encoding putative electron transport protein YccM — protein sequence MTRWRFGVLVAVHVGVALHVWHWLATGRTVTPLEPSESVQTLDDGLLNAGFILFAVAILSTFIFGRFFCGWGCHLIFLQDICSWVLKKCGIHPKPFRSRLLVFVPLGAALYMFVWPVVYRLLQSAGLPPLVYHFTTEDFWETFPGLWVSILSVVACGPLIVYFLGNKGFCTYACPYGGFFGFADQFAPGKIRVTEACEGCGHCTASCSSNVRVHEEVRTHGMVVDPGCMKCLDCVSVCPNDALYVGFGKPSVAAVALNVPKRARHFDFTWGQEALLAVVFLATLLIVRNLYDQIPFLLSLAIASMSAFVVVSAAQALAARNQRMFRVQIRRNGAWTRGGAVVMAGIGVWVLFLAHSAVVQICFVRGVALLSRARAHFEQSGGTLDAAATTDLRVGRQLMGTASRIGLLPVARMEGMLGAAHMLDGNLDAAAEQFRKSLSIQPTYAPSRYELSRLAAHAGDQETQIRELTRVLQDNPVFPGAAHDLQQALAALNRHDEAIAILGRAATRKSENAPLRLAYVLALVSAERIDDALREMDDLIHEQPRLPAGHYQRAAILADAERWSEAYSSARKALELNPDFAAAQFLAANAAVQTNRPAEALAHLEQCRRIEPYNPNFAQMWAAMVARQQQLAAAIEAAERAGDADIPAKYGLLYLYQAAGRQADAEALWRKLQSRATPPGSQRVGPR from the coding sequence ATGACGCGCTGGCGTTTCGGCGTGCTGGTCGCGGTGCACGTGGGCGTGGCGCTGCACGTGTGGCACTGGCTGGCGACGGGGCGGACGGTGACGCCGCTGGAGCCGAGCGAGTCGGTGCAGACGCTCGATGACGGGCTGCTCAACGCCGGGTTCATTCTGTTCGCCGTCGCGATTCTGAGCACGTTTATCTTCGGGCGGTTTTTCTGCGGGTGGGGCTGCCACCTGATTTTTCTGCAGGATATCTGCTCATGGGTGCTGAAGAAGTGCGGGATTCATCCGAAGCCGTTTCGCTCGCGGCTGCTGGTGTTCGTGCCGCTGGGGGCGGCGCTGTACATGTTCGTCTGGCCGGTGGTGTATCGGCTGCTGCAAAGCGCGGGCTTGCCGCCCCTGGTGTATCACTTCACGACCGAGGATTTCTGGGAGACGTTTCCGGGGCTGTGGGTGTCGATCCTGTCGGTGGTCGCGTGCGGGCCGTTGATCGTGTACTTCCTGGGCAACAAGGGTTTCTGCACGTATGCCTGTCCGTACGGCGGGTTCTTCGGCTTCGCGGACCAGTTCGCGCCGGGCAAGATTCGTGTGACGGAGGCGTGCGAGGGGTGCGGGCACTGCACGGCGTCATGCAGCTCGAATGTGCGCGTGCACGAGGAGGTGCGGACGCACGGGATGGTGGTCGATCCGGGCTGCATGAAATGCCTGGATTGCGTGAGCGTCTGCCCGAACGACGCGCTCTATGTCGGCTTTGGGAAGCCGAGCGTGGCGGCGGTCGCGCTGAACGTGCCGAAGCGCGCGCGGCACTTCGATTTCACGTGGGGGCAGGAGGCGCTGCTCGCGGTCGTGTTTCTGGCGACGCTGCTCATTGTGCGGAACCTGTACGATCAGATTCCCTTCCTCCTGTCGCTGGCGATCGCGTCGATGAGCGCGTTCGTGGTTGTGTCCGCGGCGCAGGCGCTCGCGGCCCGGAACCAGCGCATGTTCCGGGTGCAGATCCGGCGCAACGGCGCGTGGACGCGCGGCGGGGCGGTGGTGATGGCGGGGATCGGCGTTTGGGTGTTGTTCCTCGCGCATTCGGCCGTGGTGCAAATCTGCTTCGTGCGCGGGGTTGCGTTGCTCAGCCGCGCCCGCGCTCATTTCGAGCAGAGCGGCGGCACGCTCGACGCGGCGGCGACGACGGACCTGCGAGTGGGGCGGCAGCTCATGGGGACCGCGAGCCGGATCGGGCTTCTGCCGGTAGCGCGAATGGAGGGCATGCTCGGGGCGGCGCACATGCTGGATGGGAATCTGGACGCGGCGGCGGAGCAGTTTCGCAAGTCGCTGTCGATCCAGCCGACCTACGCTCCGTCGCGATATGAGTTGTCGCGCCTCGCGGCGCACGCCGGCGATCAGGAAACCCAGATTCGAGAACTGACGCGCGTTTTGCAGGATAACCCCGTCTTTCCCGGGGCGGCGCACGACTTGCAGCAGGCGCTGGCCGCGCTGAATCGCCACGATGAGGCGATCGCCATTCTCGGCCGGGCCGCGACGCGAAAATCCGAGAATGCACCCTTGCGGCTGGCCTACGTTCTGGCGCTGGTCAGCGCAGAACGAATCGACGATGCCCTGCGCGAGATGGATGACCTGATTCATGAGCAGCCGCGGCTTCCCGCCGGGCATTACCAGCGGGCCGCGATCCTGGCGGACGCGGAGCGCTGGAGCGAGGCGTATTCCAGCGCGCGGAAGGCGCTGGAGCTCAATCCTGATTTCGCGGCGGCACAGTTCCTCGCGGCGAATGCGGCGGTGCAGACAAACCGGCCGGCGGAGGCGCTGGCGCACCTGGAGCAATGTCGCCGCATTGAACCCTACAACCCGAACTTCGCGCAGATGTGGGCGGCGATGGTCGCGCGCCAGCAACAGCTCGCGGCGGCGATCGAGGCGGCCGAGCGGGCCGGCGACGCCGACATTCCGGCCAAGTACGGCCTGCTCTATTTGTATCAGGCGGCCGGGCGGCAGGCGGACGCGGAAGCGCTGTGGCGGAAGCTCCAGAGCCGTGCCACGCCGCCGGGAAGTCAGCGCGTCGGACCGCGGTAG